One segment of Thermosipho atlanticus DSM 15807 DNA contains the following:
- the fsa gene encoding fructose-6-phosphate aldolase codes for MKIFLDTANIEQIKKGVEWGIVDGVTTNPTLIAKEGKPFEETIKEICQIVQGPVSAEVISLDWEGMVKEARKLAKIDEHVVVKIPMTPDGIKAVKILSSEGIKTNVTLVFSANQALFAAKAGATYVSPFVGRLDDIANDGVKLLEEILNIYANYGFETEIIAASIRHPMHVLEAALIGVDIATVPFNVLEKMFVHSLTDSGIKKFLEDWEKYKMGR; via the coding sequence ATGAAAATATTTTTAGATACAGCAAACATTGAACAAATAAAAAAAGGTGTTGAATGGGGAATTGTTGATGGGGTTACTACAAATCCTACATTAATTGCAAAAGAAGGAAAACCTTTTGAAGAAACGATTAAAGAAATTTGCCAAATAGTCCAAGGGCCTGTTTCAGCCGAAGTAATTTCTCTTGATTGGGAAGGAATGGTAAAAGAAGCGAGAAAACTTGCAAAAATAGATGAACATGTTGTTGTAAAAATTCCAATGACTCCTGATGGAATTAAAGCGGTAAAGATATTGTCATCTGAAGGGATAAAAACGAATGTTACGTTAGTTTTTAGTGCAAACCAAGCTCTTTTTGCTGCAAAAGCTGGAGCAACTTATGTTAGTCCTTTTGTCGGAAGATTAGATGATATAGCTAATGATGGTGTAAAACTTTTAGAGGAAATCCTTAATATTTACGCAAATTATGGTTTTGAAACAGAAATAATTGCGGCAAGTATCAGACATCCTATGCATGTTTTAGAAGCTGCACTAATAGGTGTTGATATAGCTACCGTACCTTTTAATGTTTTAGAAAAAATGTTTGTTCATAGTCTAACTGATAGCGGCATAAAGAAGTTTTTAGAAGATTGGGAAAAATATAAAATGGGCAGGTGA
- a CDS encoding M16 family metallopeptidase, producing MKCYKFNDGIELYFYPMENIRSVTIAFNVGVGSVYESEDVSGISHFIEHLSFRGTKNYHMKELKLKVESVGGLLNAWTDKENTVYYAKVPSFHAYETFKVLKDIVFNPLFKEKDLELERQIIYQEYLSHVEDPVSNVFDLMYENAIDGPHSKPVIGREETIKKIKLEDVESFHREYYNPYNIKVIIVGHVDENDLEKIKEELKISKGFKTTKHSSKVKTGILKGKVLKNSQQIHLLYVKPGFSLESEERFPAMILNTLLSSGMSSFLFDEIREKRGLVYDIYTMNIFQKDWGIFLLYAATSTDKLDTFHSELFDIFSNFNLSDQLYDYGLKRLIGKLELSTESTATLTNMIIDYLTNDVKPLTPMEIVQKIKDVSKKEVQKVYEKLIKGECSLFYVSPTDDKWIPKNWGNS from the coding sequence ATGAAATGTTACAAATTTAATGATGGAATAGAATTATATTTTTATCCTATGGAAAATATTAGATCTGTTACTATTGCATTTAATGTGGGTGTGGGGTCAGTATATGAATCAGAAGATGTATCAGGTATTTCACATTTTATTGAACATCTTTCATTTAGAGGAACTAAAAATTACCATATGAAAGAATTAAAGTTAAAAGTTGAATCGGTGGGAGGATTATTGAATGCTTGGACGGATAAAGAAAATACAGTTTATTATGCAAAAGTCCCATCGTTTCATGCATATGAAACTTTTAAGGTATTAAAAGATATTGTTTTTAACCCTCTATTTAAAGAAAAAGATTTAGAATTAGAAAGACAAATAATTTATCAGGAATATTTATCACATGTTGAAGATCCAGTAAGTAATGTGTTTGATTTGATGTATGAAAATGCAATAGACGGTCCACATTCTAAACCAGTAATTGGTCGCGAGGAAACAATTAAGAAGATTAAGTTGGAAGATGTAGAAAGTTTTCATAGAGAATATTATAATCCTTATAATATTAAAGTAATAATAGTTGGACACGTTGATGAAAATGATCTGGAAAAAATAAAAGAGGAATTGAAAATTTCCAAAGGGTTTAAAACTACAAAACATAGTTCAAAAGTTAAAACGGGGATATTGAAAGGAAAAGTATTGAAAAACAGCCAGCAGATACATCTTCTTTATGTCAAGCCAGGTTTTTCACTTGAAAGTGAAGAAAGATTCCCAGCAATGATTTTAAATACGTTACTTAGTAGCGGTATGAGTTCTTTTTTGTTTGATGAAATAAGAGAAAAACGTGGGTTAGTTTATGATATTTATACAATGAATATATTTCAAAAAGATTGGGGAATATTTTTGTTGTATGCTGCTACTTCAACTGATAAACTGGATACTTTCCATTCAGAATTGTTTGATATTTTTTCTAATTTTAATTTGAGTGATCAATTATATGATTATGGCTTGAAAAGATTAATTGGAAAACTGGAACTTTCAACTGAAAGTACAGCAACATTAACAAACATGATTATTGATTATTTAACAAATGATGTTAAACCTTTAACACCGATGGAAATAGTTCAAAAAATAAAAGATGTGAGTAAAAAAGAAGTACAGAAAGTGTATGAAAAGTTAATTAAAGGAGAATGTTCCCTCTTTTATGTTTCACCAACGGATGATAAATGGATTCCGAAAAACTGGGGAAATTCTTAA
- a CDS encoding carbohydrate ABC transporter permease, which produces MKKLIIYLLLSFGFVIMILPFAWMLVTSFKLPSEVQEWPPKWHSKNFFTHREVKVNVKLGAVKTVKGISLSEALSFTSSTNEVNNVLNIVVDDDPFYRGTLFIDTKNFDYIEFADVNAFKNWLNNVDNFANFSTETPEKFFEEVFLYYKSGPTPYFQRLNYYSNLAKRIDGALQGIKLIERFIDRRIKDENERERFREFLKIKGEEIQNVKEELSKYKSGKYLILTDEEIENIYKTLNKLNLNYDGENELLNVYNSKVVNVFDDEITKVKFYLDTINYFKNIQTKKIDKPIIAKSISKSEKIKLLKEELKKFEDVQLLSKVISEYGYENLPENFSKSIDTFIKEKYNISSSQLIDLKSLTVTFKNVLINNKIDYKQILSKGSLDTLLDYADLKLLSSSTYRIFKSKLETYSHINNLHALVKDLIVYSDYLDQVRRVYNNSLNAWKIVEAPSFVKAVRVKNGEVIEVELEGVSPIYLSDNSIKKVSLSFSFGETLANIFQNYVDAWRSAPFGRYYFNTVLVATVTTILEIILASMAAYAFSWMNFPGRNFIFGLFLATMMVPGEVLLVPNFITISKFGWIDTYYALIVPWIVSVFAIFLMRQHFLALPKELFDAAKIDGCSHWKFLWQIVVPLSKPVIITGALLKFVGSWNAFLWVLIVTNSDKFRTLPVGLQNFSSDVGTLYNQLMAAATFSILPVIILFLLTQKYFIRGIARTGLK; this is translated from the coding sequence ATGAAAAAGTTGATTATATATTTATTACTTTCATTTGGTTTTGTGATTATGATTTTACCTTTTGCATGGATGTTAGTTACATCATTTAAATTACCTAGCGAAGTTCAAGAATGGCCTCCAAAGTGGCATTCAAAAAATTTCTTTACACATAGAGAAGTAAAAGTAAATGTTAAGCTTGGAGCTGTAAAAACAGTAAAAGGAATAAGTTTGAGTGAAGCATTGAGTTTTACTTCATCGACAAATGAAGTGAATAATGTTTTAAATATTGTGGTTGATGATGATCCATTTTATCGTGGAACATTGTTTATAGATACAAAGAATTTTGATTATATAGAGTTTGCTGATGTAAATGCTTTTAAAAATTGGCTAAATAATGTTGATAATTTTGCTAATTTTTCCACGGAAACTCCTGAGAAATTCTTCGAAGAAGTCTTTTTATACTATAAAAGTGGGCCAACTCCTTATTTTCAGAGACTAAATTACTACAGTAATTTAGCAAAGAGAATTGATGGAGCTTTGCAGGGAATAAAGTTAATAGAGAGGTTTATAGATAGAAGAATAAAAGATGAAAATGAAAGGGAAAGATTCAGAGAGTTTTTGAAAATTAAAGGAGAAGAAATTCAAAATGTTAAAGAAGAATTATCAAAATATAAATCTGGTAAATATTTGATTTTAACCGATGAAGAAATAGAAAACATTTATAAAACGTTGAATAAACTTAATTTAAATTATGATGGAGAAAATGAGTTATTGAATGTGTATAACTCAAAAGTAGTTAATGTTTTTGATGATGAGATAACAAAGGTGAAATTTTATTTAGATACAATTAATTACTTCAAAAACATTCAGACTAAAAAAATCGATAAACCTATAATTGCAAAATCTATCAGCAAAAGTGAAAAAATAAAGTTATTGAAAGAAGAATTAAAAAAATTTGAAGATGTTCAACTTTTAAGTAAAGTAATCTCAGAATATGGCTATGAGAACTTACCGGAAAATTTTTCGAAAAGTATAGATACCTTTATAAAAGAAAAATATAATATTTCAAGTTCACAGTTGATTGATTTGAAGAGTTTAACTGTTACATTTAAAAATGTTTTAATTAATAATAAAATCGATTATAAGCAAATATTATCCAAAGGAAGCCTGGATACGTTACTTGATTATGCAGATTTAAAGCTCTTATCCAGTAGTACATATAGAATTTTTAAATCGAAACTTGAGACGTATTCACACATTAATAATTTACATGCTCTTGTAAAAGATCTAATTGTTTACAGTGATTATTTAGATCAAGTCAGAAGAGTTTACAATAATTCTTTAAACGCTTGGAAAATTGTCGAAGCTCCATCATTTGTGAAAGCAGTGAGAGTGAAAAACGGAGAAGTTATAGAAGTAGAACTTGAAGGTGTAAGTCCAATTTATTTAAGTGATAATAGTATCAAGAAAGTAAGTCTGAGCTTCTCGTTTGGAGAAACACTTGCAAATATTTTTCAGAATTACGTTGATGCATGGAGATCAGCTCCTTTCGGTAGATACTACTTTAATACGGTGTTAGTTGCCACTGTAACGACAATTTTAGAAATAATACTTGCTTCTATGGCTGCATATGCATTTTCTTGGATGAATTTCCCGGGAAGAAACTTTATCTTTGGACTATTCTTGGCTACAATGATGGTTCCAGGCGAAGTGTTGCTTGTTCCAAACTTTATTACTATATCCAAGTTTGGATGGATTGATACGTACTATGCATTAATTGTCCCATGGATTGTGAGTGTATTTGCAATATTCTTAATGAGACAACATTTCTTAGCTTTACCAAAGGAATTATTTGATGCCGCAAAAATTGACGGATGTTCCCATTGGAAATTTTTGTGGCAAATAGTTGTTCCTTTGAGTAAACCTGTAATTATAACTGGTGCATTGTTAAAATTTGTGGGAAGTTGGAATGCATTTCTCTGGGTGTTAATAGTAACTAACAGTGATAAATTCAGAACATTACCAGTCGGATTACAAAATTTCAGTTCGGATGTGGGAACTTTGTATAATCAATTAATGGCAGCGGCGACGTTCTCAATTTTACCGGTTATAATCTTGTTCTTATTAACTCAAAAATACTTTATTAGAGGTATTGCAAGGACTGGTTTAAAATAA
- the hslU gene encoding ATP-dependent protease ATPase subunit HslU, producing MVDFDKLTPREIVEELNKYIIGQNEAKKAVAVAVRNRIRRQKLPENWKKEITPKNILMIGPTGVGKTEIARRLAQLSGSPFLKVEATRFTEVGYVGKNVDSMIRELVEIAVNMVKQRKMKEVEEKAKLNVENRILEALVPSKRRAQQIPFANIFGIQEKPQEYEDSRQITEKREELRRKLRAGELDNEEIEIEIESSGSPIGFIGLPEMEDMGMDLSNMLGNLLPKQRKRRRMKISEAKKVLLPIEEEKLVDMDEVTQEALSLAQNRGIIFIDEMDKITGKNSGSGPDVSRQGVQRDLLPIVEGTTITTKYGPVKTDFILFIAAGAFHVAKPTDLIPELQGRFPIRVELEPLDKSDFVRILTEPENALTKQYQALLYTEGVQLEFTEDGIEEIAQIAYNLNQKLENIGARRLYTVLEKVLEEVMFKAPEVEDKVIVNSQFVRNRLKGIIEDEDLSSYIL from the coding sequence ATGGTTGATTTTGATAAATTAACACCTCGAGAAATTGTTGAAGAGTTAAACAAGTATATAATTGGTCAAAATGAAGCCAAAAAAGCAGTTGCGGTTGCAGTAAGGAATAGAATTAGAAGACAGAAACTTCCCGAAAATTGGAAAAAAGAAATAACCCCTAAAAATATTCTGATGATTGGACCAACAGGAGTTGGAAAAACTGAAATTGCAAGAAGATTAGCTCAATTATCTGGTTCACCATTTTTGAAGGTTGAAGCAACACGTTTTACAGAAGTTGGTTATGTTGGCAAAAATGTTGATTCGATGATAAGAGAATTAGTAGAAATAGCTGTTAATATGGTAAAGCAACGCAAGATGAAAGAGGTAGAAGAAAAAGCAAAGTTAAATGTTGAAAATAGAATTTTAGAGGCACTAGTCCCCTCAAAAAGGCGAGCACAACAAATTCCTTTTGCAAATATTTTCGGTATTCAAGAAAAGCCACAAGAATATGAAGATAGTAGGCAGATCACTGAAAAAAGGGAAGAATTGAGAAGAAAACTCAGAGCAGGAGAGCTTGATAATGAAGAAATCGAAATAGAAATTGAATCTTCTGGTTCACCTATAGGTTTTATAGGTTTACCCGAAATGGAAGATATGGGAATGGATTTATCGAATATGTTGGGAAATTTATTACCCAAGCAAAGGAAAAGAAGAAGAATGAAAATTTCGGAAGCTAAAAAAGTCTTACTTCCAATAGAAGAAGAAAAACTTGTTGATATGGACGAAGTAACACAGGAGGCGTTATCCTTAGCGCAGAATAGAGGAATAATCTTTATAGATGAGATGGATAAAATTACTGGTAAAAATTCTGGGAGTGGGCCAGATGTTTCAAGGCAAGGAGTCCAAAGAGATTTGTTGCCTATTGTTGAAGGTACAACAATAACAACTAAATATGGCCCTGTGAAAACTGATTTCATTCTTTTTATAGCCGCTGGAGCATTTCATGTAGCTAAACCAACTGATTTAATTCCAGAACTTCAGGGAAGATTTCCTATAAGAGTTGAACTTGAACCTTTAGATAAGTCTGATTTTGTAAGGATCTTAACTGAACCTGAAAATGCACTTACAAAGCAATACCAAGCTTTGTTGTATACTGAAGGAGTGCAATTGGAATTTACAGAAGATGGAATTGAAGAAATTGCACAGATTGCATATAATTTAAATCAAAAACTTGAAAATATTGGTGCAAGGCGCTTGTATACAGTGCTCGAAAAAGTTTTAGAAGAAGTCATGTTTAAAGCACCTGAAGTTGAGGATAAGGTAATTGTCAACTCTCAATTTGTAAGAAATAGATTAAAAGGTATAATTGAAGATGAAGATTTAAGTTCATATATCCTATAA
- a CDS encoding polyribonucleotide nucleotidyltransferase has protein sequence MDFREWQREIFGRKMVVQYGKVAKQSAGSIWLRFGDSIVLATVNISDRVVEGIDFVPLTVEYQEKFYAAGKIPGGFIKREGRPTESGILSSRLIDRPIRPLFPKYLRNDVQLIVTVLSVDNDSPPDVAGITAASLALNISKIPFDGIVAGVRIGYVDGEFVVFPTEEQLEKSKLDLVVAGSKEAITMVEGEAKEISEEEMVKALMTAHDAIKKIIDFEEEILREFNVEKMNIEEPKPNEVLLEEFEKLLDEKELKERLLTKEKLERSAKLKEYRDNLLEKIFEKNPIEDEEELKIQENLLKELFDEKAKKLMRKIIINEGIRADGRKPDEIRPITCELGLLPRTHGSALFTRGETQSLGIVTLGAPMEEQIVDTLTEEGTKRFILHYNFPPFSVGEVKPLRGPGRREIGHGHLAERALKAVAPSEDDFPYVIRVVSEILESNGSSSMATVCSGSLALMDAGVPIKTHVAGVAMGLIIEEGQAVILTDIQGLEDHWGDMDFKVAGTREGITAFQMDCKVAGVGEDLLKQALEQARVARMKILDIMFETIEKPRETLSPHAPLIVNIQIDPLKVGELIGPGGKVIKSIVKDYDVEISIDDKTGKVSVYGKDQEKVNNAVEYIKSITKDVEVGEFYDGKIIRIEPYGLFVEILPGKIGLAHVSKLGKDSKVFTKKYKIGDNIKVVVVNIDENGRIQLGKSE, from the coding sequence ATGGATTTTCGAGAATGGCAACGGGAAATATTTGGACGGAAAATGGTAGTTCAATATGGAAAAGTAGCAAAACAATCGGCAGGGTCAATATGGTTAAGATTTGGGGATAGTATTGTTTTGGCGACAGTTAATATCTCAGATAGGGTTGTTGAAGGAATCGATTTTGTGCCATTAACTGTCGAATATCAGGAAAAATTTTATGCTGCGGGGAAAATTCCAGGTGGTTTTATAAAAAGAGAAGGAAGACCCACAGAATCAGGAATTCTTTCTTCACGGCTAATTGACAGACCTATAAGACCTTTATTTCCAAAATATTTAAGGAATGATGTGCAATTAATTGTAACAGTCCTTTCAGTGGATAATGATTCGCCACCAGATGTGGCTGGGATAACTGCAGCTTCATTGGCACTTAATATTTCAAAAATACCATTTGATGGAATTGTTGCAGGTGTGAGAATAGGGTACGTAGATGGAGAATTCGTAGTTTTTCCAACTGAAGAGCAATTGGAAAAGAGTAAGTTGGATTTAGTAGTAGCTGGTAGTAAAGAAGCTATTACCATGGTAGAAGGCGAAGCAAAAGAAATCAGTGAAGAAGAAATGGTCAAAGCATTGATGACTGCACATGATGCGATAAAGAAAATAATAGATTTCGAAGAAGAAATACTCAGAGAATTCAATGTTGAAAAAATGAATATAGAAGAACCGAAACCAAATGAAGTTTTGCTTGAAGAGTTTGAAAAATTACTTGATGAAAAGGAATTGAAAGAAAGACTATTGACAAAAGAAAAGCTAGAAAGGTCGGCGAAATTGAAGGAGTATAGAGATAATCTATTGGAAAAAATTTTTGAGAAAAATCCAATCGAGGATGAAGAGGAGTTAAAAATTCAAGAGAATTTATTAAAAGAACTTTTTGATGAAAAAGCAAAAAAACTGATGAGGAAGATAATAATAAATGAAGGTATAAGAGCTGATGGGAGAAAACCTGATGAAATAAGACCAATTACATGCGAATTAGGATTGTTGCCAAGGACTCACGGTTCTGCATTGTTTACTCGTGGAGAAACTCAGAGTTTAGGAATAGTTACATTGGGTGCTCCTATGGAGGAACAAATTGTTGATACCTTAACTGAAGAAGGAACTAAAAGATTTATACTTCATTATAATTTCCCTCCGTTTTCAGTTGGGGAAGTAAAACCATTAAGAGGACCTGGCAGGCGAGAAATAGGGCATGGGCATTTAGCTGAAAGAGCCTTAAAAGCTGTTGCACCTTCTGAAGATGATTTTCCATATGTTATTAGGGTAGTTTCAGAGATATTAGAATCTAATGGTTCGTCATCAATGGCAACTGTTTGTTCTGGTTCTTTAGCTTTAATGGATGCTGGGGTTCCTATAAAAACGCATGTTGCGGGAGTCGCAATGGGTCTTATAATTGAAGAAGGTCAAGCTGTAATTTTGACCGATATTCAAGGATTAGAAGATCATTGGGGAGATATGGATTTTAAAGTAGCTGGTACAAGGGAAGGCATAACTGCTTTTCAAATGGACTGTAAAGTAGCAGGTGTAGGAGAAGATTTATTAAAGCAAGCTTTAGAACAGGCAAGAGTAGCAAGAATGAAAATTCTTGATATTATGTTCGAAACTATAGAGAAACCAAGGGAAACTCTTTCACCTCACGCTCCATTAATTGTAAATATTCAGATTGATCCTTTAAAAGTTGGTGAGTTAATAGGTCCGGGTGGAAAAGTGATAAAGTCTATAGTTAAAGACTATGATGTGGAAATTTCTATTGATGATAAAACGGGTAAAGTATCTGTATATGGTAAAGACCAAGAAAAAGTAAATAATGCTGTCGAGTATATAAAAAGTATAACTAAGGACGTTGAAGTTGGAGAGTTTTATGATGGGAAAATTATAAGAATAGAACCTTACGGTTTGTTTGTGGAAATTTTACCGGGAAAAATAGGCTTAGCACATGTAAGCAAATTAGGTAAAGACTCGAAAGTATTTACTAAAAAATATAAAATAGGAGATAATATAAAAGTCGTTGTAGTAAATATTGATGAAAACGGAAGAATTCAATTAGGAAAGTCTGAATAA
- a CDS encoding carbohydrate ABC transporter permease, with translation MVASKKRQLKETLLAYLFLLPSLIVLGIFVFWPVGFSFVLSFFKWDFRNMKTPYFNGLANYKQIFEFNYPPKYSFFEGFVYSLGYVALTLLIVITIYSFITFLRKGNKLLFLNLFAIVFYFSIFSFLNSITSLIIAVILWALLIFNFYEKGQMKYFKSHIWINMALILVIYVLIETGMAGDKSFFAFFIDAKDKNLFFKALSNTFYYVFLSVPITLILSLGVAVLLNSNIRFKIFFRTAYFIPFVTSVVAVSLVWKWIFNDEFGLLNYILSWFNVAPIRWLKDEKWTIPTIAIVSIWKQLGYNSIIFLAGLQNIDKFYYEAAEVDGANSWHKFSKITWPLLSPTTFFLLIVSIIGAFKVFAQIYVLYDGLPGPYNNSGLTMVYYVFDLFYRQQRMGIASAAAYLLFAIILIFTAIQFKVGSKVVEYVS, from the coding sequence ATGGTTGCATCAAAGAAGAGACAGCTCAAAGAAACTTTACTTGCATATTTATTTTTACTACCTTCACTAATTGTTCTTGGAATTTTTGTCTTTTGGCCCGTAGGTTTTTCGTTTGTCTTGAGCTTTTTTAAATGGGATTTTAGAAATATGAAAACTCCTTATTTTAATGGGTTGGCTAATTATAAACAAATTTTTGAATTTAACTATCCACCCAAGTACTCATTTTTTGAGGGTTTTGTTTATTCATTGGGTTATGTTGCTTTAACTTTACTTATCGTAATAACTATTTATTCATTTATTACTTTTTTAAGAAAAGGAAATAAGTTGCTTTTTCTAAACCTTTTTGCAATAGTATTTTACTTTTCGATTTTTAGTTTTTTGAATAGCATTACTTCATTGATCATAGCAGTAATACTATGGGCGCTTTTAATCTTCAATTTTTATGAAAAAGGTCAAATGAAATATTTTAAATCTCATATTTGGATTAATATGGCTTTGATTTTAGTGATTTATGTACTTATTGAAACAGGTATGGCTGGTGATAAAAGTTTCTTTGCATTTTTTATAGATGCAAAGGACAAGAACTTATTTTTTAAAGCTTTATCTAATACATTTTATTATGTATTTTTATCTGTACCTATAACTTTAATCTTGTCTTTGGGAGTAGCAGTGCTGCTAAATTCTAATATAAGATTTAAGATTTTCTTTAGAACCGCTTACTTTATTCCATTTGTTACATCTGTAGTTGCAGTATCTCTTGTTTGGAAATGGATATTTAACGATGAGTTTGGATTGTTAAATTATATACTTTCTTGGTTCAATGTAGCACCGATTAGATGGTTAAAAGATGAAAAATGGACAATTCCTACCATTGCAATTGTTTCTATATGGAAGCAACTTGGATATAACTCAATAATATTCCTAGCAGGGTTGCAAAATATAGATAAGTTCTATTATGAAGCAGCCGAAGTTGATGGAGCAAATTCATGGCATAAATTTTCAAAGATTACTTGGCCACTCCTTTCACCTACTACATTTTTCCTTTTGATTGTGTCGATAATAGGTGCGTTTAAAGTATTTGCACAAATTTATGTTCTTTATGATGGACTTCCAGGGCCTTACAACAACAGTGGTTTAACAATGGTATATTATGTTTTCGATCTTTTCTATAGACAACAGAGAATGGGAATAGCGAGTGCTGCGGCATACTTGTTATTTGCTATTATTCTAATTTTTACTGCTATTCAATTTAAAGTAGGAAGTAAAGTAGTAGAATACGTTTCGTGA